The genome window TCCAAAAGAGTTGTAATAGTAGCACCACTGAAGCTGAGATACAGAATACTGACtacatgtatataaatatataagcaTTATATATGCATAACTGAATGAATAACTAGCACACTCCAAATAACAATAAAAGAGACTTTAACCATAACTCGTAAAAAGCACTGAGGGACAAACGTTACAAAACTACACTATCTTAAGTAGAGCGCATTGCAAAACTCGGATACCTAGTCTGAAGATTAACTATGACGATAAAGtcgaaaaatcaataaaatgtgtaaaagtaGAATAAATATGCTCATTTTTGCTTTGGAGCTTTTACAAGAGTTATTAAAGCATTGTATAACGCATAAGAACCATAGTTTCCCCCTACAATTACTTCTTAGCCGTTTTTTACAGCACCTTGAACACAAAACAAGGGAAGTAATGCATGCATATACATATCTCTAAGTTACGCTAAGGAGAGCTCCTTCTCTTCTTTGTTATTTTAGCTAATGGAGAAGAATTTTTACTCAATGCGTGAACACTGCAAGCAGCAAAAGCATGCATGTTAGTAAAAAAGATGGAATGGGTTCTTGGCGACGTTCTCGAAGAACACAGCATGCGAAACTAGTAGAAATTGGCTTACGGTCTCTTTAAAGTTATACGGAGTTGGAAAGCGAGGGAATATTGGGATCTGGCTTCTGCTCGGGTGAACAGAACAGGAAGAGTCGACTTCGGAGGCTTTTATAGGCAAACCTGAAATACATCATATGTCCCATTGCAACGAAGGAAACAGAGATGATTACGAGAAGGCCGAAGGCCTCTGGATTTGGTGCGAGGATGACCATGATGAAGTGCAGGAGATCAAGAAGATAGTTCATGGAGTTCTGGACACCATTGATGACTCCTCTCTCGGACTCAATCACATTCTCTTGGATCAGCTGGGTCACGGTCAAGTCAAAGGACCAAAGACCTGGAAGCAATTTAGGAGAATCAATTAAAACATATGTGACATAAAAAAGCACCAGCACACAATTATCACAAAATCACTTGTTTTTGGTCTCAAAGGTTGGTTTTACAACCTTCAGGTAATATAAAGATATGGATATCACGTTCTTCTTCTTGAAGATAATGGAATATAAGGACTAAATAAAACTATTCTATTGTTTCCTGTTAGTTGTTCATTTACTTACCGATTCTAGCAGCAATGACGCCAGCGAAGAGTAGACTGACAGACATGTAGGACTCTACTTGGGGGGCTTCCTCAAAAACAGTGGCATTTGTCTGAATCTGTGGTTCAATTGTAGGAACAAGAGTAGGACTCTCGCGCAGCGAGCCGCTGTccccaaacagatgttttaagACCTCTTCGAAGGGCGAGACACTGAGATCGAAAGGGCTGCCAGGAGCAAAGACGGATGCCACGCAGAGCATGAGGCAGGACAGTTGGGTGACTCCAGCGATGAAGCCGGTTCTGATCAGGCCGCACTTCTTTCTGATCCAGGTGAAGGCCACCGTTCCACAGATTCCAGATATAGCTGAGGCTCCCATGAGGAGACTGAGCACGGAGCCGTTCAGGCCCTGAGTGTACGCGTAGCCCGTGGTGATGCAGTCGAAGCCCAGAACGGTCATGTAGAGGAAAGCCAGAGACATGCCGGCAAAGAATATGGACTGATTGTAGTAGGCTACCCAGCCATCCTTAAAGGTACGGATGGGCTCTGTCATTTGGTAGCAGCAACCGGTGTTCTTCTTCACCTCAGCGGTTTCATTCATCAGCTTGGAGCCTTCAACTGGACTTTCACTATTTCTAATCTCTGCAACAGTGAATTGGaaaagcacaaaaataaaatatctgagTCATAGATTTAATTGGACATGTCACTCTTTTTGTCAGCATTGTTTAGAAAACTAAAATGCACAacaaatttcaacaaaaatggtaCAAAATAGGTTCTGAAACTCTTAtgcaaattatgcaaatcaGTGAAAAAAGGTGCTTAACCTtcaaaaatgtgtcaaaaaagaagaaaaaacagtcaaaattgGCAATAGGTTTGCTAGTAACAGGGTTTCAGAATTTGTCTAAACAAATGCAGGTTTATAgttagtcaaaaaaaaaaatttgataacTTCTCTTTAAATAGCTTATGTAATATGGTCAGATGGTTGAGCTTGACAGGTGCAGTTAACACTATAGTTGAGTAACTTATtgataaaatgaattatttacttCCTGGGTGTCACAATTTTAAGgaatgttacattttttgtaATGGGAGAAATCAATAGGTAAATGGGTTCTGCACAAAGTGGGGGAGGCGAAAATCACTTTTGCACTTTTAAGGCGGATTAATATTGCATACTTCTCATGCTATGTTAATCTAATGTTGGATAATAGTCTAACATATCTAAAAGTGCTCACTACAAAAAACATGggatttgctttaaaaaaaaaagtattgggacagAAGTGTTTGAATGGTATTACAAACCTTTTTGTACGTTAAGATGCTTCAGTTCCTGGTCATCAGTTTCCTTCTGTCCTGCCTTGAAGGCAAGTGCTGGAGTCTTCTGATAAACTTTCCAAAGCAGGAAGTACTCCAAGCACATGGAGAACAGGTTCCAACCCGAGATAAACCCACAGCCGATGAAATGGGAACCGAACGACATGATCTGGCCCACAAGCATTGGAGCCAGAATGTTGGTTAACTGGTCGATTATTCTTACAGTTGCGTTCATATCTgacaaaatagaaatataagaAACAAAAAAGAGTATAATTGTTAAAATTGATATATTATGTGATTATATAAATAGAGAGATACATATAAAAGAGAGTTATTCAGTAATATAAAATtgggtcagtgagatttttttatgttttaaaaaaaaaatctttcatgctcaccagggctgcatttgtttgttaaaaacagtaataacagtaatattgtgaaatattattacaatttaaagtaactgttatttaatatactttaaa of Ctenopharyngodon idella isolate HZGC_01 chromosome 9, HZGC01, whole genome shotgun sequence contains these proteins:
- the slc40a1 gene encoding solute carrier family 40 member 1, with product MDSAGSKKPCCERVHEFFTSAKFLIYLGHALSTWGDRMWNFAVAVFLVELYGNSLLLTAVYGLVVAGSVLLLGAIIGDWVDKNPRLKVAQTSLVVQNSAVILCGVLLMAVFQFKEQLSTMYDGWLLTTCYIMVITIANIANLASTAMSITIQRDWVVVVAGDDRSKLADMNATVRIIDQLTNILAPMLVGQIMSFGSHFIGCGFISGWNLFSMCLEYFLLWKVYQKTPALAFKAGQKETDDQELKHLNVQKEIRNSESPVEGSKLMNETAEVKKNTGCCYQMTEPIRTFKDGWVAYYNQSIFFAGMSLAFLYMTVLGFDCITTGYAYTQGLNGSVLSLLMGASAISGICGTVAFTWIRKKCGLIRTGFIAGVTQLSCLMLCVASVFAPGSPFDLSVSPFEEVLKHLFGDSGSLRESPTLVPTIEPQIQTNATVFEEAPQVESYMSVSLLFAGVIAARIGLWSFDLTVTQLIQENVIESERGVINGVQNSMNYLLDLLHFIMVILAPNPEAFGLLVIISVSFVAMGHMMYFRFAYKSLRSRLFLFCSPEQKPDPNIPSLSNSV